The following coding sequences lie in one Myxococcales bacterium genomic window:
- a CDS encoding FAD-dependent oxidoreductase, which produces MDSIPEKSETGFNENTGPHPLRLLSVSRMTPETYLMLFEILRAPEFHYHAGQWIALRHGADDEAFFSIASAPNAVGSGLFEVALRDYGERSSAWLLNLLPGTAVMAFGPYGSFSRVQTQRVPTAYIGTGTGVAPFRAMLQAQLSHQPSFEMPRVILAGHRDEERILWRDEFEAWDAQHVQLTYWVTLSNPASGWQGLCGYVQDHVRALAESHAFGAYFVCGHASMVQDVSKMLVRSHGVERSAIHTEPASG; this is translated from the coding sequence ATGGACTCTATACCAGAAAAAAGTGAAACGGGGTTTAACGAGAATACGGGTCCGCACCCATTGCGCCTACTAAGCGTCAGTCGGATGACTCCTGAGACCTATTTGATGCTGTTTGAGATACTGCGAGCGCCCGAGTTTCACTATCACGCTGGACAGTGGATTGCACTGCGGCATGGTGCCGATGACGAGGCTTTTTTTTCGATTGCGTCTGCGCCGAATGCTGTAGGGTCAGGTTTGTTTGAGGTCGCGCTGCGGGATTATGGCGAGCGCAGCAGCGCCTGGCTCTTGAACCTGCTTCCGGGAACCGCGGTCATGGCGTTTGGACCTTACGGATCATTCTCCCGCGTGCAGACACAACGCGTTCCGACGGCATATATTGGGACGGGCACGGGTGTGGCGCCATTTCGAGCCATGTTGCAGGCGCAACTCTCGCATCAACCCTCTTTTGAAATGCCGCGTGTGATCCTGGCAGGACATCGCGACGAAGAGCGGATACTTTGGAGGGATGAGTTTGAGGCTTGGGATGCACAACATGTTCAGTTGACATATTGGGTGACGCTTTCCAACCCTGCGAGCGGTTGGCAGGGGCTCTGCGGGTATGTGCAGGATCATGTCCGCGCCTTGGCCGAGTCACACGCATTTGGAGCGTACTTTGTTTGCGGCCATGCTTCCATGGTCCAGGATGTGAGCAAGATGCTGGTGCGATCCCATGGTGTGGAACGTTCAGCCATCCACACCGAACCCGCGTCAGGTTGA
- a CDS encoding roadblock/LC7 domain-containing protein, translated as MASTEAQRDLDPTAFTEILRGLWQMHEGVLAAVFVDSLGESVDYCSSVDPFEAKVAAATLLGVMQQCITISEQLALGTGTALSIRCDEREFFIQRVSGDYLLIVVASDHVPDAALRRAMDRVSHALRLEADMAAPPWH; from the coding sequence ATGGCGAGCACCGAAGCTCAACGGGATCTGGATCCCACAGCATTTACCGAAATACTGAGAGGCCTTTGGCAGATGCACGAAGGCGTACTTGCGGCAGTTTTTGTGGATTCGCTTGGGGAAAGCGTTGACTATTGCTCCTCGGTAGATCCTTTTGAAGCCAAGGTGGCAGCAGCCACACTGCTTGGAGTCATGCAGCAGTGTATCACTATCAGCGAACAGCTTGCCCTCGGGACGGGTACCGCGCTCAGCATTCGATGCGACGAGCGCGAGTTCTTCATCCAACGAGTAAGTGGCGATTATCTTCTCATCGTGGTTGCCTCGGACCATGTGCCCGATGCCGCCTTGAGGCGCGCAATGGACAGAGTCTCGCACGCGCTGAGGCTAGAGGCAGACATGGCCGCGCCCCCGTGGCATTGA
- the rsmA gene encoding ribosomal RNA small subunit methyltransferase A codes for MAPRTVQRICDRILLTTAEEWVIELGAGTGVLTVELLLRGATVTAVEPDPDMVHVLRTELGAEAHLSILMADALDLDVQTMSLDKNRRPIVAGNLPYAITGSILRWACANAAFVKRYVFLVQKEVGQRIVAMAGSAHYGALSVFLQNKFEPHVLERVGKDAFFPRPKVDSALVALETRHAPITEETSVFRSTVRAAFDARRKTLRKALSQNLLSSDQARSVLLAADIDGQRRGETLSVEEFMRLSDHAARELGST; via the coding sequence GTGGCGCCGCGGACCGTCCAAAGAATTTGCGATCGGATACTTTTGACGACCGCTGAGGAATGGGTGATCGAACTGGGCGCGGGCACAGGGGTTCTCACTGTTGAGCTGCTGCTACGGGGCGCGACCGTGACGGCCGTGGAACCAGACCCCGACATGGTACACGTCTTGCGGACGGAGCTTGGCGCGGAAGCGCACTTAAGTATCCTCATGGCCGACGCCCTTGATCTTGATGTCCAAACGATGTCTTTGGACAAGAACAGGCGCCCCATAGTCGCCGGCAACCTCCCTTATGCCATTACCGGCTCCATCTTGAGATGGGCATGCGCAAACGCTGCTTTCGTTAAGCGATACGTGTTCTTGGTGCAAAAGGAAGTGGGGCAGCGCATCGTGGCTATGGCCGGAAGTGCTCATTATGGTGCGCTCAGTGTCTTCTTACAAAACAAGTTTGAGCCGCATGTGCTAGAGCGGGTCGGGAAAGACGCATTTTTCCCTCGACCTAAAGTGGACAGCGCGTTGGTTGCGCTCGAGACAAGGCATGCCCCTATCACCGAGGAGACCTCTGTCTTTCGATCAACCGTGCGCGCCGCATTCGATGCGCGGCGCAAGACGTTGCGCAAGGCATTATCCCAAAATCTGCTGAGCAGCGATCAAGCAAGATCTGTTCTACTCGCCGCCGACATCGATGGGCAGCGGCGGGGAGAAACGTTGAGTGTTGAGGAGTTCATGCGTCTGAGCGATCACGCCGCTCGCGAACTCGGGTCAACCTGA
- a CDS encoding peptidyl-prolyl cis-trans isomerase, with protein MFQGSRSAVVALGLLLPACSDGKPPAAVSPTYNADLSVNNIVATVDGQPIYRHAVSKMAKEHGWQEARALRVLEDQMLLASHAAAFGYRSHDKVRYHRARLWVQALLARAIEQSVTPSKVSRAQLETAYQRQRAKFVKPERRIVSHILAAVNDSDSRNIERKAFRFVEDAINRLNSSSDAGEVLKHYQEIEGQPFRVRAEHLPPLETNSPVVEEFRKAAFRLKAPGVYPRPVRTPYGWHAIYLQEIQEATHVTLEEAAPRLREEIALANRKRSLEALLAQLRKRYAVEIFGSIVRDVLAEDSISKQDG; from the coding sequence ATGTTTCAGGGGAGCCGCAGCGCGGTGGTGGCATTAGGGTTGTTGCTGCCAGCATGTTCGGACGGGAAGCCCCCCGCGGCAGTCTCCCCGACCTACAATGCAGATCTCTCAGTCAATAATATCGTGGCCACGGTAGATGGACAACCGATCTACAGGCACGCTGTATCGAAAATGGCCAAGGAGCATGGTTGGCAAGAGGCGCGCGCGCTGCGTGTACTCGAGGATCAGATGTTGCTCGCTAGTCATGCTGCTGCCTTTGGGTACCGCTCTCACGATAAAGTGCGATACCATCGGGCGCGTCTTTGGGTGCAAGCACTCCTTGCGCGGGCTATTGAGCAGAGCGTCACGCCCTCGAAGGTCTCTCGCGCTCAGCTTGAGACCGCGTATCAACGGCAACGGGCAAAGTTTGTCAAGCCAGAACGCCGCATAGTATCGCACATCTTGGCGGCGGTTAATGATAGTGATTCGCGCAACATTGAACGGAAGGCATTTAGGTTTGTAGAGGACGCAATCAACCGACTTAATAGCTCCAGTGACGCAGGAGAAGTTCTCAAGCACTATCAAGAAATAGAAGGGCAACCGTTCCGTGTTCGTGCCGAACACCTGCCCCCGCTTGAAACGAACTCTCCTGTAGTAGAGGAGTTCCGGAAGGCGGCTTTTCGTCTCAAAGCCCCTGGCGTCTATCCCCGTCCCGTCCGGACCCCCTATGGGTGGCACGCGATTTATCTGCAGGAAATTCAAGAAGCGACTCACGTGACGCTCGAAGAGGCAGCGCCACGACTGAGGGAGGAGATTGCCTTAGCCAATCGCAAGCGGAGCCTTGAAGCGTTACTGGCGCAGCTGAGGAAGCGATATGCCGTAGAAATTTTCGGTTCTATCGTTCGTGACGTTCTGGCCGAGGACAGCATATCCAAACAGGACGGGTAG
- a CDS encoding penicillin-binding protein activator yields the protein MGAQCASAPPKLEHLPEATTAEPEVQRDFDRASEAENQHDTARAIALYQTFLARHPDDSMAPLARFRLGRALLSRGEVEKADQEFLKLGSAKASAIRVRGELYHGVVLAAHGQADAALLVLTPYIGRVPEPEDESWLERAALHAAKTSHNVTLALRALGALEQHGNIVTARTIQETVRQRVAGVKNNELLEAYHTLPRDTDTWRQVAARIAPEGSMQQSKIGVLLPLSGRAKLIGQSALRAMQLAAAEESLNLQERLMVLDTAGEPQRAVTALSALLEEPRMIAVIGPVTYDVTRAISAPAQDAGLPVLTLGNASATTQLGSTLLRLMPSPESEVSALIRRATERGARRFAVLYPDSQYGQSMRQRFAKALEAASGALIFEEAYRVGTTDFKDIAQSLRRSSADAVFVPDTSKTLALIAPTLAAVGLWSTLPGSKAVRGRPMLLLIPHAGFDVSLGTTVSRYLQGAVFSVPFDANLSHPDTQKFVAMYRDQFGEAPDIFAAYAYDAYRLLALAIKEGVSSRDAMLAFLVSGHASVGTASAAGGVGANRGPLRETQLVELSGSTFVLIPESRGRDASP from the coding sequence ATGGGTGCGCAATGCGCCAGCGCTCCTCCCAAACTGGAGCACCTTCCCGAAGCCACCACCGCAGAACCCGAGGTGCAACGTGACTTTGACCGCGCTAGCGAGGCCGAAAACCAGCATGACACAGCCCGGGCGATTGCACTGTATCAAACGTTTTTGGCGCGACATCCTGACGACAGCATGGCCCCACTTGCACGTTTCCGTTTGGGGCGCGCGCTATTATCCCGCGGAGAGGTGGAGAAGGCCGATCAAGAGTTTCTGAAGTTGGGCTCCGCTAAAGCATCCGCAATCCGAGTCCGAGGCGAGCTTTACCACGGGGTGGTGCTGGCTGCACACGGGCAAGCCGATGCCGCGCTACTCGTTCTCACGCCTTATATTGGGCGTGTTCCAGAACCGGAAGACGAATCGTGGCTTGAGCGCGCCGCGCTGCATGCTGCAAAGACGAGCCACAACGTTACCCTTGCGCTGCGCGCGCTTGGCGCACTTGAGCAACATGGCAACATCGTCACAGCGCGCACCATACAAGAAACTGTTAGACAACGCGTCGCAGGCGTAAAAAACAACGAGCTTTTGGAAGCATATCACACCCTACCCCGCGATACTGACACCTGGCGTCAGGTGGCCGCCAGAATCGCACCTGAAGGAAGTATGCAGCAGTCAAAGATTGGTGTGCTTCTCCCCTTGTCCGGTCGCGCGAAGCTCATCGGCCAGTCCGCCCTGCGTGCCATGCAACTTGCGGCGGCTGAAGAATCCCTCAACCTTCAGGAACGCCTGATGGTGCTTGACACGGCCGGAGAGCCCCAACGGGCGGTAACTGCGCTTTCAGCATTGCTTGAAGAGCCCCGCATGATAGCGGTGATTGGGCCGGTGACCTACGACGTTACCCGTGCGATTTCCGCGCCCGCACAAGATGCCGGCCTACCGGTGCTTACGCTGGGCAACGCCTCGGCGACTACGCAACTTGGTTCGACTCTACTTCGGCTCATGCCGAGTCCTGAAAGCGAAGTTTCTGCATTGATCCGTCGTGCCACTGAGCGCGGTGCGCGGCGTTTTGCGGTGCTCTATCCCGACTCCCAGTATGGCCAGAGCATGCGCCAGAGGTTTGCCAAAGCACTTGAAGCAGCTTCGGGCGCGCTGATCTTTGAGGAGGCGTATAGGGTGGGCACAACGGACTTCAAAGACATCGCCCAGTCTCTTCGTCGCTCTTCGGCGGATGCTGTATTCGTACCGGACACGTCCAAGACGCTCGCGCTCATCGCGCCGACGCTCGCTGCCGTTGGGCTCTGGAGCACTCTCCCCGGCAGTAAAGCCGTCCGGGGCCGTCCGATGCTCTTGCTGATCCCCCATGCTGGATTCGACGTTTCGCTGGGCACGACAGTAAGCCGTTATTTGCAAGGTGCGGTCTTTTCCGTGCCGTTTGATGCCAACCTCAGCCATCCGGACACACAGAAATTTGTGGCCATGTATCGGGATCAATTTGGTGAGGCCCCCGACATATTTGCGGCCTATGCCTACGATGCCTATCGCTTGCTGGCTCTAGCAATCAAGGAGGGGGTGAGCTCGCGCGATGCCATGCTGGCTTTTTTGGTCTCAGGGCATGCCAGCGTAGGCACCGCCTCTGCCGCCGGAGGCGTGGGAGCGAACCGGGGGCCCTTGAGAGAGACGCAACTTGTTGAGCTTTCCGGATCGACGTTTGTGTTGATTCCGGAATCGAGGGGCAGGGACGCATCCCCCTAG
- a CDS encoding serine/threonine protein kinase, translating into MNRKCNTCGRVFSGEFAFCGEDGSVLVIDVLPDKADARLGQQLGAYVIAAPIADGATGRVYEGRHAGTREKVAVKILHAPVARDHVSVERFKREAEAGRLMSHPHIVTVIDFGQTGDGSHFMTMEFLDGEELGEVFRRKEKLSPEQIVRAICQIALALDYAHSFGFVHRDLKPDNIFLCRGEHGSVIKILDFGSVKVQVDLGPKLTAIGTTLGSPFYMSPEQAMGKQDLDQRSDVFALGSILYEMLTNEVAFGAPNVAEVLMKILQGQPTPPSAVSRACPASMDAVVARALEKDKTMRYGTAMDLARAVCQAFRIDVDVERWAHAQESDISQALAARRRPSLAAPALFADAGNMPKNQAVRLATTPEFDDAWMSSAPGVPTRSHWVPVLAAVAGIGMLAALALFWLNVL; encoded by the coding sequence ATGAATCGCAAGTGCAATACGTGCGGCCGTGTGTTCTCCGGGGAGTTTGCGTTTTGCGGCGAGGACGGAAGTGTGCTTGTGATTGATGTGCTTCCCGACAAAGCTGATGCACGGTTGGGGCAGCAGTTGGGCGCATACGTGATCGCGGCACCCATCGCGGATGGTGCGACCGGGCGAGTGTACGAGGGGCGTCACGCCGGGACCCGAGAGAAAGTGGCTGTCAAAATCCTGCATGCCCCTGTAGCCCGCGACCACGTGTCTGTGGAACGATTTAAGCGTGAGGCCGAAGCCGGACGGTTGATGTCACATCCTCACATTGTCACGGTGATTGATTTTGGTCAGACCGGCGACGGTTCGCATTTCATGACCATGGAGTTTCTTGATGGGGAAGAGTTGGGGGAGGTTTTTCGACGCAAGGAGAAGCTTTCGCCCGAACAGATTGTGAGGGCGATATGCCAAATCGCTTTGGCGCTGGACTATGCCCATTCATTCGGCTTCGTTCATCGCGATCTCAAACCAGACAACATATTTTTGTGTCGCGGGGAGCACGGTTCGGTCATCAAAATATTGGATTTCGGCTCGGTGAAGGTGCAGGTCGACCTCGGCCCCAAGTTGACCGCCATTGGCACCACCTTGGGCTCGCCTTTTTATATGTCGCCCGAGCAAGCCATGGGAAAACAAGACCTCGACCAGCGTTCGGACGTGTTTGCCTTGGGATCAATCCTTTATGAGATGCTAACCAATGAAGTGGCATTTGGCGCGCCAAACGTTGCCGAAGTGCTCATGAAGATCTTGCAAGGGCAGCCCACGCCTCCGAGTGCTGTTTCTCGGGCGTGTCCGGCATCCATGGATGCGGTAGTCGCCCGCGCCTTGGAGAAGGATAAGACGATGCGCTACGGCACCGCAATGGATTTGGCAAGGGCGGTATGCCAAGCATTTCGTATTGATGTGGATGTGGAGCGATGGGCCCACGCGCAAGAGAGCGATATTTCTCAAGCCCTCGCTGCTCGCCGTCGCCCGTCCTTGGCCGCGCCGGCCTTATTCGCCGATGCCGGAAATATGCCTAAGAATCAGGCAGTGCGGCTGGCCACGACGCCTGAATTCGATGATGCCTGGATGTCGAGCGCCCCAGGAGTGCCAACGCGTTCTCATTGGGTGCCGGTGTTGGCCGCCGTTGCAGGGATAGGCATGCTCGCGGCGCTCGCACTTTTTTGGCTAAACGTGCTTTAG
- a CDS encoding SDR family oxidoreductase, whose amino-acid sequence MEQGIKDHTIVITGGARGIGLAHAHYCAAQGANVVIVDSGSDLDGTGGDSRLAHGAAREIARAGGGSVCSAAIDVRSEGAFAEVLELALGMHGRLDAVILNAGMHTEKRLLNLDSGDLEMSLGYLVAAFRWTQQAIAYWSTRQAAGALLLTTSSRAWHGRAEQAHLSAADAAVLALVRSAAAELRQKPIRINAIAPFALSRQTRRWPESQHVDPHAISADYAAPLAAFLVSPSAKAVSGEVLSQSGARIYAIRPAQTPGVFLPELPVNLADMATLVKEALAQ is encoded by the coding sequence ATGGAGCAAGGCATTAAGGATCATACGATTGTGATCACCGGCGGGGCGCGGGGCATCGGTCTCGCGCACGCCCATTACTGCGCAGCACAAGGAGCCAACGTGGTCATCGTGGATTCGGGTTCAGATCTGGACGGGACTGGTGGCGATTCGCGATTGGCCCACGGAGCGGCTCGAGAAATAGCTAGAGCAGGCGGTGGTTCCGTATGTTCTGCCGCCATCGATGTTCGCAGCGAAGGGGCTTTTGCCGAAGTCCTCGAACTCGCTCTCGGCATGCACGGTCGGCTGGATGCCGTGATACTCAATGCGGGAATGCACACCGAAAAGCGCCTGCTCAACCTGGACTCCGGCGATCTCGAGATGTCACTCGGGTATCTCGTAGCGGCGTTTCGGTGGACCCAACAGGCGATTGCCTATTGGAGCACAAGACAGGCGGCGGGCGCATTGCTCCTCACAACCTCAAGCCGGGCCTGGCATGGACGCGCCGAGCAGGCACATCTCAGCGCGGCAGACGCCGCCGTTTTGGCCCTCGTTCGTTCCGCAGCAGCAGAGCTGCGGCAAAAACCGATACGAATCAATGCGATTGCGCCCTTTGCTCTGAGCCGGCAGACCAGGAGATGGCCCGAAAGCCAACATGTTGATCCGCATGCCATCAGTGCGGATTATGCGGCACCGCTCGCCGCTTTTCTCGTCTCCCCCTCTGCCAAGGCAGTCAGCGGCGAAGTGCTTTCACAAAGTGGCGCAAGAATCTACGCGATCCGCCCCGCGCAGACACCCGGCGTCTTTCTGCCTGAGCTGCCCGTAAATCTCGCCGACATGGCTACGCTAGTCAAAGAGGCGCTTGCGCAATAG
- a CDS encoding penicillin-binding protein activator LpoB, whose protein sequence is MNCFRVFWVTAGIAGLMATGCGGSSPHVVRGSESPGLDDAAYSTGLDRHDLQQLMHENFKAMWSAPVVPRWRDEGRTGKRPSIAVLPIRNETSEHIDSSLNALISDVETELINSNLFRVVSMENQKMLLDEIRAQQSDGFDQSEASKWGRQMGVHYIVTGKVFTSDERAADSRRVQYYMFLQVLSVETGEILFQNKSALTKAIVS, encoded by the coding sequence ATGAATTGTTTTCGTGTATTTTGGGTAACTGCTGGGATTGCGGGCCTGATGGCCACGGGCTGTGGGGGGAGTAGTCCGCATGTTGTGCGTGGCTCCGAATCGCCCGGGCTTGATGACGCTGCCTATAGCACAGGGCTCGATCGGCATGACCTTCAGCAGCTAATGCACGAAAATTTCAAAGCCATGTGGAGCGCACCCGTGGTCCCGCGTTGGCGCGATGAGGGGCGGACGGGGAAGCGGCCTAGTATCGCCGTGCTACCCATTCGCAATGAAACCAGCGAGCACATCGACAGCTCTCTCAACGCGCTGATCAGTGACGTCGAGACCGAACTCATCAACTCAAATCTTTTTCGAGTGGTAAGCATGGAAAACCAGAAGATGTTGCTGGATGAAATTCGCGCGCAACAATCCGACGGGTTTGATCAAAGCGAGGCATCCAAATGGGGGCGCCAAATGGGTGTCCACTACATCGTGACTGGGAAGGTCTTTACCTCGGACGAGCGCGCCGCCGATTCGCGGCGGGTACAGTACTATATGTTTTTGCAAGTTCTCTCCGTAGAAACCGGAGAAATCCTGTTCCAAAACAAATCTGCGCTCACTAAGGCCATCGTTAGCTGA
- a CDS encoding glutamate--cysteine ligase: MPAIEQRGQLIRSMDSLTDLFLDACKEPSQWRIGVESEKFGIHAATGAPLKYDSPDGIKALLAWMCKKRDWSPALDSASGAIIALTRGQTSLTLEPGGQVELSGAPAHCVHDVCREMSGHLEELAPIAQALDIRWLALGFHPTAKQQDLAWVPKERYAIMREYLPTRGSRALDMMRRTCTVQVNMDFASEADAMRKLRVALKLQPIATAMFANSPFLEGQFTGARSQRARVWLDVDPDRCGLLPFAWKEEATFRDYAEWALDVPMFFFKRGTQMFRNTGQRFRAFLADGFEGERATFDDWELHLSTLFPEVRLKNTIEVRGADAQGSQLICAVPALWKGLLYDTNALNEAESLVKDLQHDTVAEARAAIAEQALSADLRGRSVRAWAEAMIDIALRGLERQNGCTHSHSDERRFLAPLQRLVEHGHCPADVLLAHIDTQKPLLAQLLDKASA, from the coding sequence ATGCCGGCGATTGAGCAGCGAGGACAACTGATACGCTCGATGGATTCCCTCACGGACCTGTTTTTGGATGCATGCAAAGAACCCAGTCAGTGGCGCATTGGCGTCGAGTCGGAGAAGTTCGGCATTCATGCGGCGACGGGGGCGCCTCTAAAATACGATTCCCCGGACGGCATCAAAGCTTTACTCGCCTGGATGTGCAAAAAGCGCGATTGGTCACCTGCCCTCGATTCCGCTAGCGGAGCCATTATCGCGCTCACCCGGGGCCAGACTTCGCTGACGCTTGAGCCCGGGGGGCAAGTGGAGCTTTCGGGCGCCCCGGCACACTGCGTCCACGACGTTTGTCGGGAGATGTCAGGACATCTTGAAGAACTCGCGCCCATCGCCCAGGCCTTGGACATTCGGTGGCTTGCATTGGGGTTTCACCCGACCGCGAAACAGCAGGACCTCGCATGGGTCCCAAAGGAACGTTACGCTATTATGCGCGAGTACTTACCCACGCGAGGCTCGCGTGCGCTCGATATGATGCGGCGTACATGCACCGTCCAGGTCAATATGGACTTCGCCTCTGAGGCGGATGCGATGCGTAAACTTCGAGTCGCTTTAAAATTGCAGCCCATCGCCACCGCCATGTTTGCAAACAGCCCATTTCTTGAAGGACAGTTCACTGGCGCACGAAGTCAAAGAGCACGCGTTTGGCTCGACGTCGACCCGGACCGTTGCGGACTGTTGCCGTTTGCTTGGAAGGAGGAAGCGACGTTTCGCGATTATGCAGAGTGGGCACTCGATGTTCCGATGTTTTTTTTCAAACGAGGAACGCAGATGTTCCGAAATACCGGCCAGCGGTTCCGGGCCTTTCTCGCGGATGGATTTGAGGGGGAGCGCGCCACGTTCGACGACTGGGAACTGCACCTTTCTACGCTTTTCCCTGAAGTCAGGCTCAAGAACACGATTGAGGTACGGGGCGCTGACGCACAGGGTAGCCAGCTGATCTGTGCCGTGCCTGCGCTTTGGAAGGGGCTGCTGTACGACACGAACGCGCTAAACGAGGCAGAGTCATTGGTGAAAGACCTGCAACACGATACAGTCGCAGAAGCGCGAGCCGCCATCGCAGAACAGGCTCTTTCCGCAGACCTCCGCGGGAGATCCGTGCGGGCCTGGGCCGAGGCAATGATTGATATCGCCCTTCGGGGACTTGAGCGCCAGAACGGTTGCACTCACTCCCACAGCGACGAGCGCCGATTTCTCGCGCCGCTCCAACGGCTCGTCGAACACGGCCATTGCCCAGCCGACGTGCTTCTCGCTCACATCGATACCCAAAAGCCCCTGCTCGCGCAGTTACTGGACAAGGCCTCAGCCTGA
- the pyrE gene encoding orotate phosphoribosyltransferase — protein MDRLLELLKKYSFEEREVVLSSGQRSTFFIDCKQTVLLAEGHLAAGRALLRAIDTLSRPVQAVAGVELGGCSLASAVSTLSAVDGRPLDAMYVRKELKDHGSGRWIEGGSHLAGERTVAVLEDVITTGGSTLRAVGRLNELGFNVIGVIALVDRCQGGKEIIAKEGLEFVSIYSRRDFLGKAQENA, from the coding sequence GTGGATCGACTATTAGAGCTTCTCAAAAAGTACAGCTTTGAAGAAAGGGAAGTGGTGCTGTCCTCAGGGCAAAGGAGCACTTTCTTCATAGATTGTAAGCAAACTGTGCTGTTAGCGGAAGGCCATCTAGCGGCAGGCCGAGCGCTATTGCGGGCCATCGACACGCTTTCCCGTCCGGTGCAGGCCGTTGCGGGGGTGGAACTTGGCGGCTGTTCGTTGGCCTCGGCTGTTTCCACCTTGTCGGCCGTTGACGGGCGGCCGCTCGACGCGATGTACGTTCGGAAAGAACTGAAAGACCATGGCAGCGGCCGGTGGATTGAGGGTGGTTCACACTTGGCTGGGGAGCGCACAGTGGCGGTACTCGAGGATGTGATTACCACCGGAGGTTCTACGTTGCGAGCAGTGGGCCGTCTCAATGAGCTGGGCTTTAATGTCATAGGGGTAATAGCGCTGGTCGATCGGTGCCAGGGCGGCAAAGAGATTATAGCAAAGGAGGGTTTGGAGTTTGTTTCGATCTATTCGCGAAGGGATTTTCTAGGGAAAGCGCAGGAAAATGCGTAG